The Streptomyces sp. NBC_00670 genome window below encodes:
- the acs gene encoding acetate--CoA ligase: MSNESLANLLKEERRFAPPAELAAHANVTAGAYEQAKADRLGFWAEQARRLTWATEPTETLDWSNPPFAKWFQDGRLNVAYNCVDRHVEAGHGDRVAIHFEGEPGDSRAITYAELKDEVSRAANALLELGVRKGDRVAVYMPMIPETAIAMLACARIGAAHSVVFGGFSADALATRIEDADARVVITADGGYRRGKPSALKPAVDDAVNREGTTVEHVVVVRRTGQEVAWTEGRDVWWHELTQKQSAEHTAEAFEAEHPLFILYTSGTTGRPKGILHTSGGYLTQVAYTHWSVFDLKPETDVYWCTADVGWVTGHSYIVYGPLANGATQVMYEGTPDTPHQGRFWEIVQKYKVSILYTAPTAIRTFMKWGDDIPAKFDLSSLRVLGSVGEPINPEAWIWYRKHIGGDRTPVVDTWWQTETGGIMISPLPGVTDAKPGSAQRPLPGISATVVDDEANEVPNGGGGYLVLTEPWPSMLRTIWGDDQRFLDTYWSRFEGKYFAGDGAKKDDDGDIWLLGRVDDVMLVSGHNISTTEVESALVSHPSVAEAAVVGAADETTGQAIVAFVILRGTAAETEDLVAELRNHVGATLGPIAKPKRILPVAELPKTRSGKIMRRLLRDVAENRQLGDVTTLTDTTVMDLIQAKLPAAPSED; encoded by the coding sequence GTGAGCAACGAAAGCCTGGCCAACCTTCTGAAGGAGGAGCGTCGTTTCGCACCTCCCGCCGAACTCGCCGCGCACGCCAACGTCACGGCCGGGGCGTACGAGCAGGCCAAGGCTGACAGGCTCGGCTTCTGGGCCGAACAGGCCCGCCGGCTGACCTGGGCCACCGAGCCGACCGAGACACTGGACTGGTCGAACCCGCCGTTCGCCAAGTGGTTCCAGGACGGCCGGCTCAACGTGGCGTACAACTGCGTGGACCGGCACGTCGAGGCGGGCCATGGTGACCGCGTCGCCATCCACTTCGAGGGCGAGCCCGGCGACAGCCGCGCGATCACCTACGCCGAGCTCAAGGACGAGGTGTCCAGGGCGGCCAACGCCCTGCTGGAACTCGGGGTGCGCAAGGGCGACCGGGTCGCCGTCTACATGCCGATGATCCCCGAGACGGCGATCGCCATGCTGGCCTGCGCCCGCATCGGCGCCGCGCACTCCGTCGTCTTCGGCGGCTTCTCGGCGGACGCGCTGGCCACCCGCATCGAGGACGCCGACGCCCGCGTCGTCATCACCGCCGACGGCGGCTACCGGCGCGGCAAGCCCTCCGCGCTCAAGCCGGCGGTCGACGACGCGGTGAACCGCGAGGGCACCACCGTGGAGCACGTGGTCGTCGTACGGCGCACGGGCCAGGAGGTCGCCTGGACCGAGGGCCGTGACGTGTGGTGGCACGAGCTCACGCAGAAGCAGTCGGCCGAGCACACGGCCGAGGCGTTCGAGGCCGAGCACCCGCTGTTCATCCTGTACACGTCCGGCACGACGGGCCGGCCGAAGGGCATCCTGCACACCTCCGGCGGCTACCTCACCCAGGTGGCGTACACCCACTGGTCGGTCTTCGACCTCAAGCCGGAGACGGACGTGTACTGGTGCACGGCCGACGTCGGCTGGGTCACCGGCCACTCGTACATCGTCTACGGCCCGCTGGCCAACGGCGCCACGCAGGTCATGTACGAGGGCACGCCCGACACCCCGCACCAGGGCCGCTTCTGGGAGATCGTCCAGAAGTACAAGGTGTCGATCCTCTACACCGCGCCGACCGCGATCCGCACGTTCATGAAGTGGGGCGACGACATCCCCGCGAAGTTCGACCTGTCCTCGCTGCGCGTGCTGGGCTCGGTCGGCGAGCCGATCAACCCCGAGGCGTGGATCTGGTACCGCAAGCACATCGGCGGCGACCGCACCCCGGTCGTGGACACCTGGTGGCAGACGGAGACCGGCGGCATCATGATCTCCCCGCTGCCGGGCGTGACCGACGCCAAGCCGGGCTCGGCGCAGCGCCCGCTGCCGGGCATCTCCGCGACGGTCGTCGACGACGAGGCCAACGAGGTGCCCAACGGCGGCGGCGGGTATCTGGTGCTCACCGAGCCGTGGCCGTCCATGCTGCGCACCATCTGGGGCGACGACCAGCGGTTCCTCGACACCTACTGGTCCCGTTTCGAGGGCAAGTACTTCGCCGGTGACGGCGCCAAGAAGGACGACGACGGGGACATCTGGCTGCTGGGCCGCGTCGACGACGTGATGCTGGTCTCCGGGCACAACATCTCCACCACCGAGGTCGAGTCCGCGCTCGTCTCGCACCCGTCCGTCGCCGAGGCGGCCGTGGTCGGCGCGGCCGACGAGACGACCGGACAGGCGATCGTGGCCTTCGTCATCCTGCGGGGCACGGCGGCGGAGACCGAGGACCTGGTCGCCGAGTTGCGCAACCACGTGGGCGCCACGCTGGGCCCGATCGCCAAGCCGAAGCGGATCCTGCCGGTGGCGGAGCTGCCGAAGACCCGCTCGGGCAAGATCATGCGACGGCTGCTGCGGGACGTGGCGGAGAACCGCCAGCTCGGTGACGTCACGACGCTCACCGACACGACGGTGATGGACCTCATCCAGGCGAAGCTGCCGGCGGCGCCGTCGGAGGACTGA
- the ssd gene encoding septum site-determining protein Ssd — protein MAETIAHDGTHRAEGRQRGPLIVTEDSELLDDLLRLCAAAGARPEVHPTVPEGRERWEAAPLVLVGDDAVPRVRGATRRRGVVLVGRDQDDSGVWRRAVEIGADHVLVLPDGEQWLVDRIADVTEGVGRPALTVGVLGGRGGAGASTLACALAVTSAREGRRALLVDADPLGGGLDVLLGGETAHGLRWPAFTASRGRVGSGALEESLPALHGLRVLSWDRSDAVTVPPEAVRAVLAAARRRGGTVVVDLPRRVDEGTAEVLAQVDLGLLVVPAELRAIAAARRVASAAAMVLRDLRVAVRAPYAPGLDDREVARLLGLPLAGEVPTELLSPDGGTPPGAAARGPLARFCSAFWSRALTGTEAA, from the coding sequence GTGGCGGAAACCATCGCACACGACGGAACACACCGCGCCGAGGGCCGGCAGCGCGGACCACTGATCGTCACCGAGGACAGCGAACTCCTCGACGACCTGCTGCGCCTGTGCGCGGCCGCCGGCGCGCGGCCCGAGGTGCATCCGACGGTGCCCGAGGGGCGGGAACGCTGGGAGGCGGCGCCCCTGGTGCTGGTCGGGGACGACGCGGTGCCCCGGGTGCGCGGGGCCACCCGCAGGCGGGGGGTGGTGCTGGTGGGCCGGGACCAGGACGACTCGGGCGTGTGGCGCCGCGCCGTGGAGATCGGGGCCGACCACGTCCTCGTCCTCCCGGACGGGGAACAGTGGCTGGTGGACCGCATCGCCGACGTCACCGAGGGCGTGGGCCGCCCGGCGTTGACGGTCGGGGTACTCGGCGGCCGCGGCGGGGCCGGTGCTTCCACGCTGGCCTGCGCGCTCGCCGTCACCTCCGCCCGCGAGGGCCGGCGCGCCCTCCTGGTGGACGCCGACCCGCTGGGCGGCGGGCTGGACGTCCTGCTCGGCGGCGAGACGGCACACGGTCTGCGCTGGCCCGCCTTCACCGCCTCACGGGGCCGCGTCGGCAGCGGGGCGCTGGAGGAGTCCCTGCCCGCGCTGCACGGCCTGCGGGTGCTGAGCTGGGATCGGAGCGACGCCGTGACGGTGCCGCCGGAAGCGGTCCGCGCCGTCCTGGCCGCCGCCCGGCGACGCGGCGGCACGGTGGTCGTCGACCTGCCGCGCCGCGTCGACGAGGGCACCGCCGAAGTGCTCGCCCAGGTCGACCTGGGACTCCTGGTCGTCCCGGCCGAACTGCGCGCGATCGCCGCGGCCCGGCGGGTGGCGTCGGCGGCCGCCATGGTCCTGCGCGACCTCCGGGTCGCCGTGCGCGCCCCCTACGCGCCCGGGCTGGACGACCGCGAGGTGGCCCGGCTGCTGGGGCTGCCGTTGGCCGGCGAGGTGCCCACGGAACTCCTCTCCCCGGACGGCGGCACCCCGCCCGGCGCGGCTGCCCGCGGCCCGCTCGCCCGCTTCTGCTCGGCCTTCTGGAGCCGGGCCCTGACCGGGACGGAGGCGGCGTGA
- a CDS encoding alpha/beta fold hydrolase, producing the protein MTDPATPWAQPASAVRLDLPGGREVTHRDVAANGARFHIAELGEGPLVLLLHGFPQFWWTWRHQLVALADAGFRAVAMDLRGVGGSDRTPRGYDPANLALDVTGVVRSLGEPDAALVGHDLGGYLAWTAAAMRPKLVRRLAVASMPHPRRWRAAMLRDPRQSAASSHIWGFQRPFVPERQLTADDGALVGRLIREWSGPRSADDDAVEAYQRAMCIPSTAHCSVEPYRWLVRSLARPDGFQFNRRMKRPVRVPTLHLHGSLDPVMRTRSAAGSGEYVEAPYRWRLFDGLGHFPHEEDPGAFSTELINWLRDPEPDR; encoded by the coding sequence ATGACGGACCCCGCCACACCCTGGGCCCAGCCCGCCTCGGCCGTACGGCTCGACCTGCCCGGCGGAAGAGAGGTGACCCACCGGGACGTCGCGGCCAACGGCGCCCGTTTCCACATCGCGGAGCTGGGCGAGGGGCCGCTGGTACTGCTGCTGCACGGCTTCCCGCAGTTCTGGTGGACCTGGCGGCACCAGCTGGTGGCGCTCGCCGACGCCGGTTTCCGGGCGGTGGCGATGGACCTGCGCGGGGTCGGCGGCAGCGACCGCACACCGCGCGGCTACGACCCGGCCAACCTCGCGCTGGACGTCACCGGGGTGGTCCGCTCGCTCGGCGAGCCCGACGCCGCGCTGGTCGGCCACGACCTGGGCGGCTATCTGGCGTGGACGGCGGCGGCAATGCGGCCCAAGCTGGTGCGGCGGCTCGCGGTGGCCTCGATGCCGCACCCCCGGCGCTGGCGCGCCGCCATGCTGCGGGACCCGCGGCAGTCGGCGGCGAGCTCCCACATCTGGGGCTTCCAGCGGCCCTTCGTCCCCGAGCGGCAGCTCACCGCCGATGACGGCGCGCTGGTCGGCCGGCTGATCCGCGAGTGGTCGGGGCCCCGGTCGGCGGACGACGACGCGGTCGAGGCGTACCAGCGAGCCATGTGCATCCCGTCCACCGCGCACTGCTCGGTGGAGCCCTACCGCTGGCTGGTGCGTTCGCTGGCCCGGCCGGACGGTTTCCAGTTCAACCGGCGCATGAAGCGGCCGGTGCGGGTGCCGACGCTGCATCTGCACGGCTCCCTCGACCCCGTCATGCGCACGCGGAGCGCGGCCGGTTCCGGGGAGTACGTCGAGGCCCCGTACCGCTGGCGCCTCTTCGACGGCCTGGGGCACTTCCCGCACGAGGAGGATCCCGGCGCGTTCTCGACGGAGCTGATCAACTGGCTGCGGGACCCCGAACCGGACCGGTGA
- a CDS encoding SulP family inorganic anion transporter — translation MSACLPTRATDPSHTRRTHPPHSPPPAPRRFRIAGVDLSASIAVFLIALPLSLGIALATGAPLQAGLVAAAVGGIVTGRLGGSPLQVSGPAAGLTVVTADLIQRYGWRATCAITVLAGGAQLLLGCLRVARTALAVSPAIVHGMLAGIGVTIAVAQVHIVLGGTPQSAVLDNLRALPVQIAHLDPAALSMSVLTLGLLLLWPRLPGRAGHLLRVVPAPLVAVAAATTTAALTALTLPRVELPSWRSHALAGLPDGPVLGLVAAVLTITLVCSVQSLLGAVAVDKLVASRTGTHAHVDRSDLDRELLGQGAGNILSGALGGLPIAGVAVRSTANVRAGAVSRNSTMLHGIWMVVAALLLVPALELIPLAALAALVMAVGIQMVSPRHIRTVTRHREVLVYAVTTAGVVFLGVLQGVALGIAAAVAVALHRLTRTRITHEEGSEESEGIHHVRVRGQLTFLAVPRLSRTLHLVPPGADAVVELDGSFMDHAAYEALQDWRRTHLARGGSVELTGRAGPRLAEPATDTAASATDIATATATGAPACHCGPWTPWRNHRCAPEPATRPDASPEGNNRPTEGDRSPGGDGSVGDGGAPGDAGTAGDARIMGDGRTARGQQPADGRRPADEQRPADGRQSADEQRPVGGRRPADGQPTGGKHQPADGQHPTDGKRLPTSGQQELARGISAFQDRTAPLVRGELARLAREGQNPSQLFLACADSRVVTSMITASGPGDLFVVRNVGNLVPLPGEESGDDSVAAAIEYAVEVLRVGSITVCGHSGCGAVQALLAAEAPAAPDTSRTPLGRWLRHGRPSLHRLAAEDRPRARFADGEPADVAERLCLTNVVQQLEHLRAHECVARALREGSLELHGMYFHVGRAQAYLLTGTTDDSTGGEVFARVEARRTAQGAPV, via the coding sequence ATGTCAGCCTGCCTGCCCACCCGCGCCACTGACCCGAGCCACACCCGGCGCACCCATCCACCGCACAGCCCCCCGCCCGCGCCGCGCCGGTTCCGCATCGCCGGCGTCGATCTGTCGGCCTCGATCGCGGTCTTTCTGATCGCCCTCCCCCTCTCCCTGGGCATCGCCCTCGCCACCGGTGCGCCCCTCCAGGCCGGTCTGGTGGCCGCGGCCGTCGGCGGCATCGTCACCGGCCGGCTGGGCGGCTCCCCGCTTCAGGTCAGCGGTCCTGCCGCCGGGCTCACCGTGGTCACCGCCGACCTCATCCAGCGCTACGGGTGGCGCGCCACCTGCGCCATCACCGTCCTCGCCGGAGGCGCCCAACTCCTCCTCGGCTGCCTGCGCGTGGCCCGTACGGCGCTCGCGGTCAGCCCTGCGATCGTGCACGGCATGCTCGCCGGTATCGGAGTCACCATCGCAGTCGCCCAGGTGCACATCGTGCTGGGCGGCACCCCGCAGAGCGCCGTCCTGGACAACCTGCGCGCACTGCCGGTCCAGATCGCCCACCTGGATCCGGCCGCGCTGTCGATGAGCGTCCTCACCCTGGGCCTGCTGCTGCTCTGGCCGCGGCTCCCGGGCCGGGCCGGGCACCTGCTGCGGGTGGTCCCCGCCCCACTCGTCGCCGTGGCCGCGGCCACCACGACCGCCGCGCTGACCGCGCTCACCCTGCCCAGGGTCGAACTGCCCTCCTGGCGCAGCCACGCGCTGGCCGGACTCCCGGACGGCCCGGTACTCGGTCTCGTCGCCGCCGTCCTCACCATCACGCTGGTGTGCAGCGTGCAGTCCCTGCTCGGCGCGGTCGCGGTGGACAAGCTGGTCGCCTCCCGCACCGGCACCCACGCGCACGTGGACCGCTCCGACCTCGACCGGGAACTGCTCGGTCAGGGCGCCGGGAACATCCTCTCCGGCGCCCTCGGCGGACTGCCGATCGCCGGAGTCGCCGTCCGCTCCACGGCCAACGTGCGCGCGGGAGCGGTCAGCCGCAACTCCACGATGCTGCACGGCATCTGGATGGTCGTGGCCGCACTGCTGCTGGTCCCGGCCCTGGAGCTGATCCCGCTCGCCGCACTCGCCGCACTGGTCATGGCGGTCGGCATCCAGATGGTCTCCCCACGCCACATCCGCACCGTCACCCGCCACCGTGAGGTGCTGGTCTACGCGGTCACCACCGCCGGCGTCGTCTTCCTCGGCGTGCTGCAAGGCGTGGCCCTCGGCATCGCCGCGGCCGTCGCCGTCGCCCTGCACCGACTCACCCGTACCCGTATCACCCACGAGGAGGGGTCCGAGGAGAGTGAGGGCATTCATCATGTCCGCGTCCGGGGGCAGTTGACGTTCCTCGCCGTGCCCCGGCTCAGCCGCACCCTGCATCTGGTGCCGCCGGGGGCGGACGCGGTCGTGGAGCTCGACGGCTCCTTCATGGACCACGCCGCGTACGAGGCACTGCAGGACTGGCGCCGGACACACCTCGCACGCGGCGGCTCGGTGGAGCTGACCGGGCGGGCGGGACCGCGGCTCGCCGAGCCGGCCACCGACACCGCCGCCTCCGCCACCGACATCGCCACCGCCACCGCCACCGGGGCACCGGCGTGCCACTGCGGACCGTGGACGCCCTGGCGCAACCACCGGTGCGCCCCGGAGCCCGCCACGCGGCCCGACGCTTCGCCGGAGGGGAACAACAGGCCCACCGAAGGCGACAGATCTCCCGGAGGCGACGGGTCCGTCGGAGACGGCGGAGCCCCCGGAGACGCCGGGACCGCCGGAGATGCCAGGATCATGGGAGACGGCAGGACCGCACGAGGGCAGCAGCCCGCCGACGGGCGACGACCTGCCGATGAGCAACGACCCGCCGACGGACGGCAATCCGCCGACGAACAACGACCCGTCGGCGGACGGCGGCCTGCCGACGGACAACCCACCGGCGGAAAACACCAACCCGCCGATGGACAACACCCCACCGACGGCAAACGGCTGCCCACCAGTGGCCAGCAAGAACTCGCCCGGGGCATCAGCGCCTTCCAGGACCGCACCGCGCCCCTGGTGCGCGGCGAGCTGGCGCGGCTCGCCCGTGAGGGGCAGAACCCCTCCCAACTCTTCCTCGCCTGCGCCGACTCCCGGGTCGTCACGTCGATGATCACTGCCAGCGGCCCCGGGGACCTGTTCGTCGTGCGCAACGTGGGCAACCTGGTGCCGCTGCCCGGCGAGGAGAGCGGTGACGATTCGGTGGCGGCGGCCATCGAGTACGCGGTCGAGGTGCTGCGGGTGGGGTCCATCACGGTCTGCGGGCACTCGGGCTGCGGTGCGGTGCAGGCGCTGCTGGCGGCCGAGGCGCCGGCCGCGCCCGATACGTCGAGGACGCCGCTCGGGCGCTGGCTGCGGCACGGGCGGCCGAGCCTGCACCGGCTGGCCGCCGAGGACCGGCCCCGGGCACGGTTCGCCGACGGGGAGCCCGCCGACGTCGCCGAGCGGCTCTGCCTGACCAACGTGGTGCAGCAACTGGAACACCTCAGAGCGCACGAGTGCGTGGCCCGTGCCCTGCGCGAGGGCTCGCTCGAACTGCACGGCATGTACTTCCACGTGGGCAGGGCGCAGGCCTATCTGCTCACCGGGACAACCGACGACAGCACGGGAGGGGAGGTGTTCGCCCGGGTGGAGGCCCGGCGGACCGCCCAGGGCGCACCCGTCTGA
- the nhaA gene encoding Na+/H+ antiporter NhaA translates to MPERTYVADALRTETVGGIILLAAAVAALIWANLPALGHTYESVSHFHFGPSALGLHLSVAHWAADGLLAVFFFVAGIELKRELVAGDLKDPRAAALPVVAALCGMAAPALVYTVTNLGGGGSLAGWAVPTATDIAFALAVLAVLGTSLPSALRAFLLTLAVVDDLFAILIIAVFFTSGLNFVALGGAFVGLGLFWLLLRKGVRGWYVYVPLAVVNWALMYNSGVHATIAGVAMGLMLRCHRREGEEYSPGEHIEHLVRPLSAGLAVPLFALFSAGVSLSGGALGDVFGKPETLGVVLGLVLGKALGVFGGTWLTVRFTRASLSEDLAWPDVFALATLAGIGFTVSLLIGELAFTDDLVLTDEVKAAVLCGSLIAAVLAAVLLKIRNAKYRSLSAEEERDEDLDGIPDVYEEHDPAYHLRMAEIYEAKAAEHRRLAEVMGGAGEGDHGPA, encoded by the coding sequence CTGCCCGAGCGGACCTACGTCGCCGACGCGCTGCGTACCGAGACCGTCGGCGGGATCATCCTCCTCGCCGCCGCGGTCGCCGCGCTGATCTGGGCCAACCTGCCCGCCCTCGGTCACACGTACGAGAGCGTAAGCCACTTCCACTTCGGCCCCTCCGCGCTCGGCCTGCACCTCTCCGTGGCGCACTGGGCCGCCGACGGCCTGCTGGCCGTCTTCTTCTTCGTCGCCGGCATCGAACTCAAACGCGAACTGGTTGCCGGTGACCTCAAGGATCCACGCGCGGCCGCGCTGCCCGTCGTGGCCGCGCTGTGCGGAATGGCCGCGCCCGCGCTCGTCTACACCGTCACCAATCTCGGCGGCGGCGGCTCGCTCGCGGGCTGGGCGGTGCCCACCGCCACGGACATCGCGTTCGCGCTCGCCGTCCTCGCGGTCCTCGGCACCTCCCTGCCCTCCGCGCTGCGCGCCTTCCTGCTCACCCTCGCGGTCGTCGACGACCTGTTCGCCATCCTGATCATCGCCGTCTTCTTCACCTCCGGTCTGAACTTCGTCGCGCTCGGCGGCGCGTTCGTGGGCCTCGGCCTCTTCTGGCTGCTGCTGCGCAAGGGCGTGCGCGGCTGGTACGTGTACGTGCCGCTCGCCGTGGTGAACTGGGCGCTGATGTACAACAGCGGCGTACACGCCACCATCGCCGGTGTCGCGATGGGCCTGATGCTGCGCTGCCACCGCCGCGAGGGCGAGGAGTACTCCCCCGGCGAACACATCGAACACCTGGTGCGCCCCCTGTCGGCCGGTCTCGCCGTACCGCTGTTCGCCCTGTTCAGCGCGGGTGTCTCACTGTCCGGCGGAGCGCTCGGAGATGTGTTCGGCAAGCCCGAGACACTCGGTGTCGTGCTCGGGCTGGTCCTCGGCAAGGCGCTCGGCGTCTTCGGCGGCACCTGGCTGACGGTCCGTTTCACCAGGGCCTCGCTGAGCGAGGACCTGGCCTGGCCGGACGTCTTCGCGCTCGCCACGCTGGCCGGCATCGGCTTCACCGTCTCCCTCCTCATCGGCGAACTCGCCTTCACCGATGACCTCGTGCTGACGGACGAGGTGAAGGCGGCGGTGCTGTGCGGCTCGCTGATCGCGGCCGTGCTGGCGGCCGTCCTGCTGAAGATCCGCAACGCCAAGTACCGGTCGCTGTCGGCGGAGGAGGAGCGCGACGAGGATCTCGACGGCATCCCCGACGTCTACGAGGAGCACGACCCGGCGTACCACCTGCGCATGGCCGAGATCTACGAGGCCAAGGCCGCCGAACACCGAAGGCTTGCCGAAGTGATGGGCGGGGCAGGCGAGGGGGACCACGGTCCGGCATGA
- a CDS encoding oxidoreductase: MSTTGAPADPLAALATLPGVPEAVESVRKAVDRVYGHRIMRRRSNEITSEAALRGARGSAALSGADWALEEVRRRTDFGDGDARTVGAALRVTAEAGQLLSIWRQSPLRVLARLHLVAAASKEDEVGRPRRDGEPVDEPLVELPLPGAAEVSGRLDGLSELIIAGGSAPALVTAAVVHGELVALRPFGSYNGVVARAAERIALVGSGLDPKAVCPSEAGHGELGRAAYVAALEGYVSGTPEGMAAWITHCGRAVELGARESTAVCEALQRGAA, encoded by the coding sequence ATGAGTACGACAGGTGCGCCCGCCGATCCGCTCGCCGCCCTCGCCACGCTGCCGGGCGTGCCCGAGGCCGTGGAGTCCGTGCGCAAGGCAGTGGACCGGGTCTACGGGCACCGGATCATGCGGCGCCGCAGCAACGAGATCACCTCCGAGGCCGCGCTGCGCGGCGCCCGCGGCTCGGCGGCGCTGTCCGGTGCCGACTGGGCGCTCGAGGAGGTGCGCAGGCGCACCGACTTCGGGGACGGCGACGCCCGTACGGTCGGTGCGGCGCTGCGGGTGACCGCGGAGGCGGGGCAGCTGCTGTCCATCTGGCGGCAGTCGCCCCTGCGGGTGCTGGCACGGCTGCACCTGGTGGCGGCCGCGAGCAAGGAGGACGAGGTCGGACGGCCCCGCCGGGACGGTGAGCCGGTCGACGAGCCGCTCGTCGAACTGCCGCTTCCGGGCGCCGCCGAGGTCTCGGGCCGCCTCGACGGGCTCTCGGAGCTGATCATCGCCGGCGGCTCGGCGCCCGCCCTGGTCACGGCGGCCGTGGTCCACGGTGAGCTGGTCGCCCTGCGGCCGTTCGGCTCGTACAACGGCGTCGTCGCGCGTGCGGCGGAGCGCATCGCGCTGGTCGGCAGCGGTCTGGACCCCAAGGCGGTGTGCCCGTCGGAGGCCGGCCACGGCGAGCTGGGCCGGGCGGCGTACGTCGCGGCCCTGGAGGGGTACGTCAGCGGCACCCCGGAGGGCATGGCCGCGTGGATCACCCACTGCGGACGGGCCGTCGAACTGGGCGCGAGGGAGTCGACGGCGGTGTGCGAGGCCCTCCAGCGCGGGGCGGCATAG
- a CDS encoding phage holin family protein has translation MSAPDGTPVGAEPSIGRLFASATAEMSALVHDEIALAKAQLKQDVKRGAVSGGAFSGAGAVLLFSLPMLNFALAYGIRTWSHWNLGVCFLLSFAANVLVAGLLGLIGMTFAKKAKKSKGPQKVAASVKESAGVLQKAKPHPRPDRTDTPVEAVARSSS, from the coding sequence ATGAGCGCACCCGACGGCACCCCGGTCGGCGCGGAGCCCAGCATCGGCAGGCTGTTCGCCTCGGCCACGGCGGAGATGTCCGCACTGGTGCACGACGAGATCGCGCTGGCCAAGGCCCAGCTCAAGCAGGACGTGAAGCGCGGCGCGGTCTCCGGCGGCGCGTTCTCCGGAGCCGGCGCGGTGCTGCTGTTCTCCCTGCCGATGCTCAACTTCGCACTGGCGTACGGCATCCGCACCTGGAGCCACTGGAACCTGGGCGTCTGCTTCCTGCTGTCCTTCGCCGCGAACGTGCTCGTCGCCGGTCTGCTCGGGCTCATCGGGATGACGTTCGCGAAGAAGGCCAAGAAGAGCAAGGGCCCGCAGAAGGTCGCCGCCTCCGTGAAGGAGAGCGCCGGGGTGCTGCAGAAGGCCAAGCCGCACCCGCGTCCGGACCGGACGGACACGCCCGTCGAGGCTGTGGCACGCTCGTCCTCATGA
- a CDS encoding HAD family hydrolase, producing MLGLVEKHSSPRTAAFFDLDKTVIAKSSTLTFSKSFYQGGLINRRAVLRTAYAQFVFLAGGADHDQMERMRQYLSALCRGWNVRQVKEIVAETLHDLIDPIIYDEAASLIEEHHTAGRDVVIVSTSGAEVVEPIGELLGADRVVATRMVVGEDGCFTGEVEYYAYGPTKAEAVRELAASEGYDLARCYAYSDSATDVPMLESVGHPHAVNPDRALRREAVTRGWPVLDFHRPVRLKQRLPGFSVPPRPALVAMAAVGAAAATAGLVWYASRRRAATA from the coding sequence ATGCTCGGGCTCGTGGAAAAGCACTCCTCGCCCCGCACAGCGGCCTTCTTTGACCTGGACAAGACGGTCATTGCGAAGTCGAGCACGCTCACCTTCAGCAAGTCGTTCTACCAAGGCGGCCTGATCAACCGCAGGGCCGTCCTGCGCACCGCCTATGCCCAGTTCGTCTTCCTGGCCGGCGGCGCGGACCACGACCAGATGGAGCGCATGCGGCAGTACCTGTCCGCGCTCTGCCGGGGCTGGAACGTCCGGCAGGTGAAGGAGATCGTCGCCGAGACGCTGCACGACCTCATCGACCCGATCATCTACGACGAGGCCGCCTCCCTGATCGAGGAGCACCACACGGCCGGGCGCGACGTCGTCATCGTCTCCACCTCCGGGGCGGAGGTGGTCGAGCCCATCGGGGAACTGCTCGGCGCGGACCGGGTCGTGGCGACCCGGATGGTGGTGGGCGAGGACGGCTGCTTCACCGGCGAGGTGGAGTACTACGCGTACGGCCCGACCAAGGCGGAGGCGGTGCGCGAACTGGCCGCCTCCGAGGGGTACGACCTCGCGCGCTGCTACGCGTACAGCGACTCCGCGACCGACGTCCCGATGCTGGAGTCCGTCGGGCATCCGCACGCGGTCAACCCCGACCGGGCGTTGCGCCGCGAGGCCGTCACCCGCGGCTGGCCGGTGCTCGACTTCCACCGGCCGGTGCGGCTCAAGCAGCGCCTGCCCGGGTTTTCGGTGCCGCCGCGGCCGGCCCTGGTCGCGATGGCGGCGGTGGGAGCGGCGGCGGCCACGGCGGGACTCGTCTGGTACGCCAGCAGACGGCGCGCGGCGACCGCGTGA